Below is a window of Chelmon rostratus isolate fCheRos1 chromosome 23, fCheRos1.pri, whole genome shotgun sequence DNA.
GCATCCATCCTACTTCTTGCTGAGTCACCAGATTATCAGTATGCCTGGAGACTtcttaatgcattttattttctgacacaACGGCAATTACATTCTATCACTGTCTTGTTTTAAAAGGGCACTCCAGCAATTAAGTATAGCATTTCCACAAATATAGACAAAATCAAAGCAACAGAGGCTCTGATACCCTGATTTTTAGTCAAGAACTGGAAAACACTGGGTCCTACAATTCCCATCATGCAACTCAAGTGTCTTTCATGAGACCCTCTCTGTCTGGTAAATTCCCACCTCTTTCAAACTCCAAACTCAGACTGTATGGCTGGGTCACTCTCGACAAACTGAGGGCCCAAGTCCTCCTACCTTCAAGGTTAAACAGTGGCTGCTACATACACATAGCCTTCCTATTATAGAATATGGATATCTGAATGATAATGTCTGCACCTTCAATTGAATTGGTGATTTTCACTGGGTGTCTTCTTCTCCCTTGTCTGCttctttgaaaagaaaaaaatgttttctaattCTTAGTACAAGGTTTCTTATTTATAGTTTTAGGTGGACAGAAATTGGCCAGGTGAAGGACTTCATCATTCCAGGCCTGACAGAgaattatattttgtatttttcaataTATCTGAAAGCTGACAATAAACCAAACCAACCAAATTATCATAGTCATTTTACAAGGTTTCaaatttgacagttttattaTGTGACTTCTAGAAAAACAAGATCACAAAAATCCACTTGAAAAGTGGGTATCATGCAATGATTCTATGCAAACTAGTGTTGTACAGACAGGTCTTGCTGTGATGAATGTGCctatttttcctctattttagcttttgttttccaCCCTCCCATTACAGGAGCTTGTGGATGACCTGTATCATTTCAGAGATTGCTATTTTGAGACTCACAGTGTGGAGGAAGCTGGGAGGAAACAAAGCGATGTCGCtcaggagacagaaaagactttgaagaagctggaggagaaagaaggtgAGTGTTGTATTCATGCAACAGCACTTCAGTCTTTAATTTGCAGAACATTACTATACCCGCTGCATCTCTGTGCCTCCCACAGATCTTTTTAAACACAAAGCGGAGTTTCTGCTGCAGAAGGGCAGGTGTCTGAACGTGGCTCCTGACTTCAGTGCTGTAGCAGAAGAGTGCCTTTCCCGTGCTGTGAAGCTGGAGCCTGGTCTGGTCGATGGCTGGAACACATTGGGGGAACAGTACTGGAAAAAAGGAGACCTGATCGGTGCCAAGAACTGCTTCACTGGAGCCTTGCAACAGGTACAGTgaggacaggaagagggagggataTGTTGTCAACTCAGTGAAGCATTGTTTCCGTTCTGCCCTTTAGCTTTGCACATAAAAAGCCATAATTCAAACGCCACATTCCTACATATGCAGCAATACTCGAGGTACTGTATTAGTGCACTTCTATTATCAATCTTGGCAGGTTTTCCTTAAATATAAACAGATCAGAATGGTATTTtttagaaataacaaaaaaaaaaaactgggccGACCTAATGAACTTAACTTAATCACTGAAAACTCCAGTGGAACTTCTTGATGCCACTCCATGCTAGGTTTCACTTATAAACTCAtctgtcctccatctctgtaGAGCAACAACAAGGTGTCTCTACGCAACCTGTCTATGGTGCTGAGACAGCTGCCTGCGGCCGACAGCGTCGCACATGGAAAGCAGGTGCTGGAGAGTGTGGACATGGCCCGACAAGCTGTCCAGCTGGATGTCACGGACGGGACATCCTGGTGTGAGTAGAGTGTCAGGGTACATTGGAAGCAGAGAATGTGATAGACGGTGTTGTGGGCAGGTGgttgtgctctttttttctctctgtaatgAAGGAGCTTTTTGTTACAGTGATTCAGAGTTAGCGTTAAGTTATGACAATGATTGTTTCCAGTTTGACCTGGAAGTGAGAGGTCAACCTGTGAGACCGTTCCTGCTCCTTTCAAAATAATAGCTGCACCAGATGGAGGCAGAAAGGTGCACTTGGTGTCATCTTTAccattttaaacattaatatGCATTCACAGTAAATGACtaaataatgttcagtttgttggccaattagatttttgtttgaagtcataaaagtttggaaaatgcttGATTTTATGTGTTCAAGGTTAGGAATATGCTTGAATTTGAGCATACTCTCAGAAAATGCTTGATTTTTAACATAATCTGGTGTTTCATCTACACAATCATGTAAACCAAAAATCTTTCCATATTTGTAATAACAGAGTCCCATTGTCATATTTGTTTGTCATCTTCCAGCATCATCATTGGCAGGCTACTcatgataataaaatgactattgGCTGTGGCTACTGAATTAAGGCGTTTTTTAGAACAGGTATGTGTCAAATCCACTCTCTCAAATATTTTGTGtatgttattgtttttacagATATCCTGGGGAATGCCTATGTGTCCCTGTTTTTCACCTGCGGGCAGAAACCACAGTTGTCTCATCAAGCTCTAAGTGCCTATGCACAATCTGTGAGTACTGAGCACTGACCAAATATCTATCAGCACTAACTGCACTATTACTGTAATATTTTACTCCTCTATTTCCCTTGTGCAGGAGACCGTGGACAGAGCTGCCTCCTGTTACCCGGAGCTGCATTTCAACCGATCCACTCTGTTCCAGTATGAGGAGATGTTCATGTCTGCGCTTGGCGGCTACAGCCGAGCTGCGGCGCTCGACCCGGGCTGGGAGGAGCCTCCAGAGCGGgagaagcagctgctggagtATCTGAAGAAAGTCACTGAACTCATACAGAACAAGGTGGGGAAAAAGGCAT
It encodes the following:
- the ttc5 gene encoding tetratricopeptide repeat protein 5 translates to MAEDEKSGEPVTDKNELQIMKELVDDLYHFRDCYFETHSVEEAGRKQSDVAQETEKTLKKLEEKEDLFKHKAEFLLQKGRCLNVAPDFSAVAEECLSRAVKLEPGLVDGWNTLGEQYWKKGDLIGAKNCFTGALQQSNNKVSLRNLSMVLRQLPAADSVAHGKQVLESVDMARQAVQLDVTDGTSWYILGNAYVSLFFTCGQKPQLSHQALSAYAQSETVDRAASCYPELHFNRSTLFQYEEMFMSALGGYSRAAALDPGWEEPPEREKQLLEYLKKVTELIQNKGKVKARRLRTMLSNLSTSALGPCSSPQFCSPTGRVGSLEPRTLSSLTHGHNVGVAALGKVVFSLAPEGRMAFTFGMVDSEETCIVVMVYNTADSWGVLIGDTVAIPEPQVKRHSITHKDESFDFRSIRVDSPLLLIVNGKKQNIQSQIAASVSYKSQSK